In Triticum urartu cultivar G1812 chromosome 6, Tu2.1, whole genome shotgun sequence, the following proteins share a genomic window:
- the LOC125515512 gene encoding uncharacterized protein LOC125515512 isoform X1 yields the protein MLPLSPWTPFPPSPPPHVMDPSFPLLLHGHAASLAETRYGCREPPPAPYPHARSCSRDASERERGDQGSLVRDDEMHLSENEGIEDVWFAMTSGQGFAGATICPELICCDALEVRSLDLRDSSSWSRRLQLLQGAASSRSTTIPSLPPTLAIRPSWRRPDPRWDRTCLCS from the exons ATGCTCCCCCTCTCCCCATGGACGCCCTTCCCGCCTTCGCCGCCGCCCCACGTGATGGACCCCTCTTTCCCTCTTCTCCTCCACGGCCACGCCGCGTCGCTGGCTGAGACCCGCTACGGTTGCCGTGAGCCGCCGCCCGCCCCGTATCCCCATGCCCGAAGCTGCAGCCGAGATGCGTCTGAGCGAGAACGAGGGGATCAAGGAAGTTTGGTTCGCGATGACGAGATGCATCTGAGCGAGAACGAGGGGATCGAGGACGTGTGGTTCGCGATGACTAGCGGGCAGGGGTTCGCCGGCGCTACCATATGTCCGGAGCTGATCTGCTGCGATGCGCTGGAGGTCCGCTCCCTCGATCTGCGCGATTCATCCTCCTGGTCACGTCGGCTTCAACTTCTTCAAG GTGCGGCCAGCAGCAGAAGCACCACCATACcctcccttcctccaaccctagcGATCCGGCCATCTTGGCGGCGGCCAGATCCACGCTGGGACAGGACCTGCTTGTGCTCGTGA